A DNA window from Actinomadura coerulea contains the following coding sequences:
- a CDS encoding aldo/keto reductase: MQYRKLGRTGVEVSTQTLGAMMFGAVGNPDHAESERIVHRALDAGINFIDTADMYSAGESEEIVGKALKGRRDDVVLASKFFFPLGEERNARGGSRRYIFRAVEDSLRRLGTDRIDLYQMHRRDWETDLEETLDALTDLVRQGKVLYVGSSSFPADWIVEAQWAAERRGGVRFVCEQPQYSIFARSIEESMLPAARRHGMGVIPWSPLAGGWLTGKYRRGEQAPEGARFAPSDNPAWRGRTVDTDPSVSARYDAVERLSKIAEQAGLSLTHLALGFVAEHPAITSTIIGPKTMAQLEDLLDAADVRLDAATLDAIDEVVPPGTDMAGIKHMTGNPSLDAENRRRS, encoded by the coding sequence ATGCAGTACCGCAAGCTCGGCCGTACCGGCGTCGAGGTCAGCACCCAGACCCTCGGCGCGATGATGTTCGGAGCCGTCGGCAACCCCGACCACGCCGAGTCAGAGCGCATCGTCCACCGGGCGCTGGACGCCGGGATCAACTTCATCGACACCGCCGACATGTACTCGGCCGGGGAGAGCGAGGAGATCGTCGGGAAGGCCCTCAAGGGCCGGCGGGACGACGTCGTCCTCGCGTCCAAGTTCTTCTTCCCGCTCGGCGAGGAGCGCAACGCGCGAGGCGGGTCGCGGCGCTACATCTTCCGCGCCGTGGAGGACAGCCTGCGCCGCCTCGGCACCGACCGCATCGACCTGTACCAGATGCACCGCCGCGACTGGGAGACCGACCTGGAGGAGACTCTCGACGCGCTGACCGACCTGGTCCGCCAGGGCAAGGTGCTCTACGTCGGGTCGTCGTCCTTCCCCGCCGACTGGATCGTCGAGGCGCAGTGGGCGGCCGAGCGCCGGGGCGGCGTCCGGTTCGTCTGCGAGCAGCCGCAGTACTCGATCTTCGCCCGGTCGATCGAGGAGTCCATGCTGCCCGCGGCGCGGCGCCACGGCATGGGCGTGATCCCGTGGAGCCCGCTCGCCGGCGGCTGGCTCACCGGCAAGTACCGGCGCGGCGAGCAGGCCCCCGAGGGCGCCCGCTTCGCGCCGTCGGACAACCCGGCGTGGCGGGGCCGCACGGTCGACACCGACCCGAGCGTCTCGGCCCGCTACGACGCCGTGGAGCGACTCAGCAAGATCGCCGAGCAGGCGGGCCTCTCGCTGACCCACCTGGCCCTCGGCTTCGTGGCCGAGCACCCGGCCATCACCTCGACCATCATCGGGCCGAAGACGATGGCGCAGCTGGAGGACCTGCTCGACGCCGCCGACGTCCGGCTCGACGCCGCCACCCTCGACGCCATCGACGAGGTCGTCCCGCCCGGGACCGACATGGCCGGCATCAAGCACATGACCGGCAACCCGTCCCTGGACGCGGAAAACCGCCGCCGGTCCTGA
- the hypB gene encoding hydrogenase nickel incorporation protein HypB, producing MCETCGCDGGDAARLTTLTAPGDGPGHAAGHVHVHDPVPVPVHGHGHGHDDGHVVTLGQKVLARNDDLAVRNRAWLAERGIAALNVMSSPGSGKTTLLERTVADLSPDRPISVIEGDQETLLDARRLAAAGARTVQVNTGAGCHLDAAMVAGALAALGPPDGSTVFVENVGNLVCPALFDLGERARVVLMSVTEGDDKPLKYPHMFRGADVLLLNKTDLLPHVDFDMDACRAAARRLCPGLRVLPVSATRGDGLGAWYDWLDEVTAAP from the coding sequence ATGTGTGAGACCTGCGGATGCGACGGCGGGGACGCCGCGCGCCTGACGACCCTGACGGCCCCCGGGGACGGCCCCGGCCACGCCGCCGGGCATGTCCACGTCCACGATCCCGTCCCCGTCCCCGTCCACGGGCACGGGCACGGGCACGACGACGGGCACGTCGTGACGCTGGGCCAGAAGGTGCTGGCCCGCAACGACGACCTGGCCGTCCGGAACCGGGCGTGGCTGGCCGAACGCGGCATCGCCGCGCTCAACGTGATGAGCTCCCCGGGTTCGGGGAAGACGACGCTGCTGGAGCGCACCGTCGCCGACCTGAGCCCGGACCGGCCGATCTCGGTGATCGAGGGCGACCAGGAGACGCTGCTGGACGCCCGGCGGCTCGCCGCGGCCGGGGCCCGGACCGTCCAGGTCAACACGGGCGCCGGCTGCCATCTGGACGCCGCGATGGTGGCCGGCGCGCTGGCCGCGCTGGGGCCGCCCGACGGCTCCACCGTGTTCGTCGAGAACGTCGGCAACCTCGTCTGCCCGGCGCTTTTCGACCTCGGCGAGCGGGCCCGCGTCGTGCTCATGTCCGTCACCGAGGGCGACGACAAGCCGCTGAAGTACCCGCACATGTTCCGCGGCGCGGACGTCCTGCTGCTCAACAAGACCGACCTGCTGCCGCACGTCGACTTCGACATGGACGCGTGCCGGGCCGCGGCCCGCCGACTGTGCCCCGGGCTGCGCGTCCTGCCCGTCTCGGCGACCCGCGGTGACGGCCTGGGCGCCTGGTACGACTGGCTCGACGAGGTGACGGCCGCGCCTTGA
- a CDS encoding hydrogenase maturation nickel metallochaperone HypA — protein sequence MHELAVTESVIAAISTQLPDSRVVVVHLEIGRLSGVMPDAVRFCFELAGEGTCVEGARLDITEPEGVGDCAACGASFPARDPLALCPCGSADVTISGGADLLIKAVEVADDV from the coding sequence GTGCACGAGCTGGCCGTGACAGAGAGCGTCATCGCGGCAATTTCTACTCAATTGCCCGATTCGCGGGTGGTGGTGGTGCACCTCGAAATAGGGAGACTTTCCGGAGTCATGCCGGACGCGGTGCGCTTCTGCTTCGAACTGGCCGGCGAGGGGACGTGCGTCGAGGGCGCGCGGCTCGACATCACCGAGCCGGAGGGCGTCGGCGACTGCGCCGCCTGCGGGGCCTCCTTCCCCGCCCGCGACCCGCTCGCGCTGTGCCCGTGCGGCAGCGCCGACGTCACGATCAGCGGCGGCGCCGATTTGTTGATCAAAGCGGTGGAGGTCGCCGACGATGTGTGA
- a CDS encoding hydrogenase expression protein HypE, which translates to MTSVAPAEPLTEEIHILWTSEGMSCDGDTISVTAASLPSIEDVVLGAIPGLPKVHLHNKVLAYENGDEFMEAFRQAARGELAPFILVVEGSIPNENINGDGYWTSMGNDPETGEPITVNTWIDRLAPKAWAVVAIGTCATYGGIHAMAGNPTGCMGLADYLGWDFRSAGGLPIVNVPGCPVQPDNFMETLLWVLHQAAGQAPVIPLDDKLRPTWLFGKTVHEGCDRAAYYEQADFARDYNSPKCQVKIGCWGPVVNCNVTKRGWMDGIGGCPNVGGICIGCTMPGFPDKFMPFMDEPPGASLSTTLLRSYGPFIRKMRSITNKGANREPKWRHNRERLTSGYQPRWPHQ; encoded by the coding sequence ATGACGAGCGTCGCTCCGGCGGAACCGCTGACGGAGGAGATCCACATTCTGTGGACGTCCGAGGGAATGAGCTGCGACGGGGACACCATCTCGGTGACCGCGGCGTCGCTGCCGAGCATCGAGGACGTCGTCCTCGGCGCGATACCGGGCCTGCCCAAGGTCCACCTGCACAACAAGGTGCTCGCCTACGAGAACGGCGACGAGTTCATGGAGGCGTTCCGGCAGGCCGCGCGCGGCGAGCTGGCACCCTTCATCCTCGTCGTCGAGGGCTCGATCCCCAACGAGAACATCAACGGGGACGGCTACTGGACATCGATGGGCAACGACCCCGAGACCGGCGAGCCGATCACGGTGAACACCTGGATCGACCGGCTCGCGCCGAAGGCGTGGGCGGTCGTGGCGATCGGCACGTGCGCGACCTACGGCGGCATCCACGCCATGGCCGGCAACCCGACGGGCTGCATGGGCCTCGCCGACTACCTCGGCTGGGACTTCCGCTCCGCGGGCGGGCTGCCGATCGTGAACGTGCCGGGCTGCCCCGTGCAGCCGGACAACTTCATGGAGACGCTGCTCTGGGTGCTGCACCAGGCGGCCGGGCAGGCGCCGGTCATCCCGCTGGACGACAAGCTGCGCCCGACGTGGCTGTTCGGCAAGACCGTCCACGAGGGATGCGACCGCGCCGCCTACTACGAGCAGGCCGACTTCGCGCGCGACTACAACTCGCCGAAGTGCCAGGTGAAGATCGGATGCTGGGGCCCGGTCGTGAACTGCAACGTCACCAAGCGCGGCTGGATGGACGGCATCGGCGGCTGCCCCAACGTGGGCGGCATCTGCATCGGCTGCACGATGCCCGGCTTCCCGGACAAGTTCATGCCGTTCATGGACGAGCCGCCCGGGGCGAGCCTCTCCACGACGCTGCTGCGGTCCTACGGGCCGTTCATCCGGAAGATGCGGTCGATCACCAACAAGGGCGCGAACCGGGAACCGAAGTGGCGCCACAACCGGGAGAGGCTGACCAGCGGCTACCAGCCCCGCTGGCCGCACCAGTGA
- a CDS encoding nickel-dependent hydrogenase large subunit: MKQGTQARGERAATQAGLVEVAFDPITRIVGNLGIYTKIDFANGQVAECRSTSSIFRGYSVFMKGKDPRDAHFITSRICGICGDNHAVCSIYAQNMAYGIKPPPLADWIINLGEAAEYMFDHTLFQDNLVFVDFCERMVAETNPSLLATAKNTDAPRGSVHGLRKIADIMTAFNPFEGSVYKEALQVSRITREMICLMEGRHVHPSTLYPGGVGTVATPQVFTDYLVRLTRCLDFVKRAVAMNDDIFDFFLEALPGYDQVGRRRTLLGCWGAFQNPDVVDYDYRHMSEWGRAAYVTPGIVVDGQLVTTDLVEINLGMRILLGSSYYDDWANEETFVKEDPLGNPIDQRHPWNQTTLPNPQKRDLDGGKYSWVMSPRWRHPETGDHLALDTGGGPLARLWATALAGEVDTPYVRSTGHSVQIDLPKTPGMPEMNLEWKPPQYANTIERDRARVYFIAYAAGMALYFAEKALDEVRSGRTKVFTDFDVPDEAIGCGFHEAVRGVLSHHLVIRDGKIANYHPYPPTPWNASPRDSYGTPGPYEDAVQGQPIFEENGPDDFKGIDIMRTVRSFDPCLPCGVHMYVGNGRTIEKRHSPMFGAQEGH; encoded by the coding sequence ATGAAGCAGGGGACGCAGGCGCGAGGCGAACGGGCCGCCACGCAGGCGGGGCTCGTCGAGGTGGCGTTCGACCCGATCACCCGGATCGTCGGCAACCTCGGCATCTACACCAAGATCGACTTTGCGAACGGGCAGGTGGCCGAGTGCCGGAGCACCTCGTCCATCTTCCGCGGCTACAGCGTGTTCATGAAGGGCAAGGACCCGCGCGACGCGCACTTCATCACCAGCCGGATCTGCGGCATCTGCGGCGACAACCACGCGGTCTGCTCGATCTACGCCCAGAACATGGCCTACGGGATCAAGCCGCCGCCGCTCGCCGACTGGATCATCAACCTCGGCGAGGCCGCCGAGTACATGTTCGACCACACGCTGTTCCAGGACAACCTGGTCTTCGTCGACTTCTGCGAGCGGATGGTCGCCGAGACGAACCCGAGCCTGCTCGCCACGGCCAAGAACACCGACGCGCCGCGCGGCTCCGTGCACGGGCTACGCAAGATCGCAGACATCATGACGGCGTTCAACCCGTTCGAGGGCTCGGTCTACAAGGAGGCCCTCCAGGTCAGCCGCATCACCCGCGAGATGATCTGCCTGATGGAGGGGCGCCACGTCCACCCGTCCACGCTGTACCCGGGCGGAGTGGGGACGGTCGCGACGCCGCAGGTGTTCACCGACTACCTCGTCCGGCTGACGCGCTGCCTGGACTTCGTCAAGCGGGCCGTCGCGATGAACGACGACATCTTCGACTTCTTCCTGGAGGCGCTGCCCGGCTACGACCAGGTGGGCCGGCGGCGGACGCTGCTCGGCTGCTGGGGCGCCTTCCAGAACCCGGACGTCGTCGACTACGACTACCGGCACATGTCCGAGTGGGGGCGGGCCGCCTACGTCACCCCGGGCATCGTCGTGGACGGGCAGCTCGTCACGACCGACCTGGTCGAGATCAACCTCGGCATGCGGATCCTGCTCGGCAGCTCCTACTACGACGACTGGGCCAACGAGGAGACCTTCGTCAAGGAGGACCCGCTCGGCAACCCGATCGACCAGCGGCACCCGTGGAACCAGACGACGCTGCCGAACCCGCAGAAGCGCGACCTCGACGGCGGCAAGTACAGCTGGGTGATGAGCCCGCGCTGGCGCCACCCCGAGACCGGCGACCACCTCGCGCTCGACACCGGCGGCGGGCCGCTCGCCCGGCTGTGGGCGACCGCGCTGGCCGGGGAGGTGGACACCCCGTATGTCCGCTCCACCGGGCACAGCGTCCAGATCGACCTGCCGAAGACCCCCGGCATGCCGGAGATGAACCTGGAGTGGAAGCCGCCGCAGTACGCCAACACCATCGAGCGCGACCGGGCCCGCGTGTACTTCATCGCCTACGCGGCGGGGATGGCGCTGTACTTCGCCGAGAAGGCCCTCGACGAGGTCCGGTCCGGGCGGACGAAGGTGTTCACCGACTTCGACGTCCCGGACGAGGCGATCGGCTGCGGGTTCCACGAGGCGGTCCGCGGTGTGCTGTCGCACCACCTCGTCATCCGCGACGGCAAGATCGCCAACTACCACCCGTACCCGCCGACGCCGTGGAACGCCAGCCCGCGCGACTCCTACGGGACGCCCGGCCCCTACGAGGACGCCGTCCAGGGGCAGCCGATCTTCGAGGAGAACGGCCCGGACGACTTCAAGGGCATCGACATCATGCGGACGGTCCGCAGCTTCGACCCGTGCCTGCCGTGCGGCGTGCACATGTACGTCGGCAACGGCCGGACGATCGAGAAGCGGCACTCCCCGATGTTCGGCGCCCAGGAGGGCCACTGA
- a CDS encoding NifU family protein, which translates to MGWDDERVREHVQRLEGLLDGLDPGAHQAVQALVELYGEAFGRIVRLCADASELAGDELVGHLLAMHGVHPETPEARVRRALAGLEGFLAKHRTSVELTGVDGDTVRLRAATEGRAAAPRPVLDAVERAALAAAPELERVEIEAPVPEKVLITLDQVRSRA; encoded by the coding sequence ATGGGCTGGGACGACGAGCGCGTCCGCGAGCACGTCCAGCGCCTCGAAGGGCTGCTCGACGGGCTCGACCCCGGGGCGCACCAGGCCGTCCAGGCGCTGGTGGAGCTGTACGGGGAGGCCTTCGGCCGGATCGTGCGGCTCTGCGCGGACGCCTCGGAGCTGGCCGGCGACGAGCTGGTCGGCCATCTGCTGGCCATGCACGGCGTGCACCCGGAGACGCCGGAGGCGCGGGTCCGGCGTGCCCTCGCCGGGCTGGAGGGGTTCCTGGCCAAGCACCGCACGTCCGTGGAGCTCACCGGGGTGGACGGGGACACGGTGCGGCTGAGGGCCGCGACCGAGGGGCGCGCCGCCGCGCCGCGCCCGGTGCTGGACGCCGTGGAGCGGGCGGCCCTCGCCGCGGCACCGGAACTGGAGCGGGTCGAGATCGAGGCGCCCGTGCCGGAGAAGGTGCTGATCACCCTGGACCAGGTGCGGAGCCGCGCATGA
- a CDS encoding DUF5947 family protein: MTQGLSTPRLAALASAPPRPAPPPGEAVERCELCAEPVRDGHRHLLDLEEGEPLCACGACAVLFDGQAAGGRHYRLVPDRRRELAGFHLDGPLWAGLGVPVDLAFFSVSGTGEVTARYPSPAGALHAAVHAASWRRLAEVNPVLAELRPDVEALVVHRARGAAEHWILPIDDCFRLTALLREHWTGFTGGEAVWRHIDAFFTELKRPGRPPRR; this comes from the coding sequence ATGACGCAGGGGCTCTCCACACCGAGGCTGGCGGCGCTGGCCTCGGCTCCGCCTCGCCCGGCGCCGCCGCCGGGCGAGGCCGTGGAGCGGTGCGAGCTGTGCGCCGAACCGGTGCGCGACGGGCACCGGCACCTGCTCGACCTGGAGGAGGGCGAGCCGCTGTGCGCGTGCGGGGCGTGCGCCGTCCTGTTCGACGGGCAGGCGGCGGGCGGGAGGCACTACCGACTCGTCCCGGACCGGCGGCGCGAGCTGGCCGGCTTCCACCTGGACGGCCCGCTGTGGGCCGGTCTCGGCGTCCCGGTCGACCTCGCCTTCTTCTCCGTCTCCGGGACGGGCGAGGTCACCGCCCGCTATCCGAGCCCGGCGGGGGCGCTGCACGCGGCCGTCCACGCCGCGAGCTGGCGGCGCCTGGCCGAGGTGAACCCCGTCCTGGCGGAGCTTCGCCCGGACGTGGAGGCGCTCGTCGTGCACCGCGCGCGGGGCGCCGCCGAGCACTGGATCCTCCCGATCGACGACTGCTTCCGGCTCACCGCCCTGCTGCGCGAGCACTGGACGGGCTTCACCGGCGGCGAGGCGGTCTGGCGGCACATCGACGCGTTCTTCACCGAGTTGAAGCGGCCCGGGCGGCCACCGAGGAGATGA
- a CDS encoding DUF6084 family protein, with translation MMNGTPELGLDLLGIEPEKFAATPTLSLRIGLRRLDGGPVQCVLLTTTVTIAAARRGYDDAERDRLAGVFGPPEMWDRSLRGLTWARVGATVPTFRGGTEAALSLPCGHDMQVAADRYLHALGGGDVPLDLAFNGTVFYPGEDGALRTGQIPWHHEATGDLPLQVWRDLMGRYYGTARWLRLDDDCFGRLSAYRARRAHSSFDDTVDELLSHAEKRRGEEEWTA, from the coding sequence ATGATGAATGGGACACCGGAGCTCGGGCTCGATCTGCTCGGTATCGAGCCGGAGAAGTTCGCGGCCACGCCGACGCTGAGCCTGCGGATCGGGCTGCGGCGGCTGGACGGCGGGCCCGTCCAGTGCGTCCTGCTGACCACGACGGTGACGATCGCGGCGGCGCGCCGGGGCTACGACGACGCGGAGCGCGACCGGCTCGCCGGGGTGTTCGGCCCGCCGGAGATGTGGGACCGGTCGCTGCGCGGCCTGACCTGGGCGCGCGTCGGCGCGACCGTGCCGACGTTCCGGGGCGGGACGGAGGCGGCGCTGTCCCTGCCGTGCGGGCACGACATGCAGGTCGCGGCCGACCGGTACCTGCACGCGCTCGGCGGCGGCGACGTCCCGCTCGACCTCGCCTTCAACGGCACGGTCTTCTACCCCGGCGAGGACGGCGCGCTGCGCACCGGGCAGATCCCGTGGCATCACGAGGCCACCGGGGACCTGCCCCTCCAGGTGTGGCGGGACCTGATGGGCCGCTACTACGGCACGGCCCGCTGGCTGCGGCTGGACGACGACTGCTTCGGCCGCCTGTCGGCCTACCGGGCGCGCCGCGCGCACTCCTCGTTCGACGACACGGTCGACGAGCTGCTGAGCCACGCCGAGAAGCGACGCGGGGAGGAAGAGTGGACCGCCTGA
- a CDS encoding hydrogenase maturation protease — MNGDGVGGRSAGTGGREAAPGSRVRLRPRGGADIFDLALVGRTAVVERVEEDMEGGVHLVVALDDDPGRDLGPYNQLGHRFFVRPDEVEPLPGEAPSRTVLVAGIGNVFHGDDGFGVEVVRRLAARSLPPGVDAVDFGIRGIDLMYALGDGYRAAVLVDAAERGHAPGTVSLVEPGPDDFGGVAVDAHGLDPAQVLRLARDNGPVPPRILLVACEPSARTTDATWEMRLSAPVGAAVDEAAALVERLLAEEFTEELAQEGAGG, encoded by the coding sequence GTGAACGGGGACGGCGTGGGCGGGCGGAGCGCGGGCACGGGCGGGCGGGAGGCGGCTCCGGGGAGCCGGGTCCGGCTGCGTCCCCGCGGGGGCGCGGACATCTTCGACCTGGCGCTCGTCGGCCGCACCGCCGTCGTCGAGCGCGTCGAGGAGGACATGGAGGGCGGGGTGCACCTGGTCGTCGCGCTGGACGACGACCCGGGCCGCGACCTCGGCCCCTACAACCAGCTCGGGCACCGCTTCTTCGTCCGGCCGGACGAGGTCGAGCCGCTGCCCGGGGAGGCGCCGTCCCGCACGGTCCTCGTCGCGGGGATCGGGAACGTCTTCCACGGCGACGACGGGTTCGGCGTGGAGGTCGTCCGGAGGCTGGCGGCCCGTTCGCTGCCGCCCGGCGTGGACGCGGTCGACTTCGGCATCCGCGGCATCGACCTGATGTACGCGCTCGGCGACGGGTACCGGGCCGCGGTCCTGGTCGACGCGGCCGAGCGCGGCCACGCGCCCGGCACCGTGTCGCTCGTCGAGCCGGGCCCGGACGACTTCGGCGGCGTCGCCGTCGACGCGCACGGCCTCGACCCCGCGCAGGTGCTGCGGCTGGCGCGCGACAACGGCCCGGTCCCGCCGCGCATCCTGCTCGTCGCGTGCGAGCCGTCGGCGCGGACCACGGACGCCACCTGGGAGATGAGGCTCAGCGCGCCGGTCGGCGCGGCGGTCGATGAGGCCGCCGCGCTGGTCGAGCGGCTGCTGGCGGAGGAATTCACGGAGGAACTCGCACAGGAGGGAGCGGGGGGATGA
- a CDS encoding DUF6893 family small protein, with the protein MRKGTCVGSVVVRLMLGLVAAGAVAVLVKEMPALRRYLKAESM; encoded by the coding sequence ATGAGGAAGGGAACCTGCGTCGGTTCGGTCGTCGTCCGGCTGATGCTCGGACTGGTCGCGGCCGGCGCGGTCGCGGTGCTCGTCAAGGAGATGCCGGCGCTGCGCCGGTACCTCAAAGCCGAGTCGATGTGA
- a CDS encoding DUF892 family protein: protein MSTIERRLVGHLKDAHALQEHAEAALSEMLTAAADEPELCRPLGHYAERSRAYTRAIEARLHAHGSSPSIARDAGTLLASVLEGGIGHGHRDPVRHMRDAYVAVHLQIAAGETLRRLADRAGDGETAVVAAAMCEDAHAISHELSDRWDLAVDMSLRARQAPPAGDGR, encoded by the coding sequence ATGTCGACGATCGAGCGGCGGCTCGTCGGCCATCTGAAGGACGCGCACGCGCTCCAGGAGCACGCCGAGGCCGCGCTGAGCGAGATGCTCACCGCGGCGGCGGACGAGCCCGAGCTGTGCCGGCCGCTCGGCCACTACGCCGAGCGGTCGCGGGCGTACACGAGGGCGATCGAGGCGCGGCTGCACGCGCACGGGTCGTCGCCGAGCATCGCGCGCGACGCCGGGACGCTGCTCGCGTCGGTGCTGGAGGGCGGCATCGGCCACGGCCACCGCGATCCCGTCAGGCACATGCGGGACGCCTACGTCGCCGTCCACCTGCAGATCGCGGCGGGTGAGACGCTGCGGCGGCTCGCCGACCGCGCCGGGGACGGCGAGACGGCGGTGGTCGCGGCGGCGATGTGCGAGGACGCCCACGCGATCTCGCACGAGCTGTCGGACCGCTGGGACCTCGCGGTGGACATGTCGCTGCGCGCCCGGCAGGCCCCGCCCGCGGGGGACGGCCGGTGA
- a CDS encoding D-sedoheptulose-7-phosphate isomerase has product MSAAVAEVFRRRAEPGAALADEAGAIAAACHAMAARFHRGGRLLTFGTGAAATDAQHVAVEFVHPVIVGKRALPALSLTGDVATLTGVSAGAGFDDAFAHQVRCFGGSDDIAFGVSPDGRCGSVLRAMECARDRGMLTVALAGGDGGALAGAVDHLVTVPSGDPRVVKEVHVTAYHVLWELVHVFLEQPGVLGQEVTA; this is encoded by the coding sequence GTGAGCGCCGCCGTGGCGGAGGTGTTCCGCCGCCGCGCGGAGCCGGGCGCCGCGCTCGCCGACGAGGCGGGCGCGATCGCCGCGGCCTGCCACGCGATGGCGGCGCGCTTCCACCGCGGGGGGCGCCTGCTCACCTTCGGGACCGGCGCCGCCGCGACCGACGCGCAGCACGTCGCGGTCGAGTTCGTGCACCCGGTGATCGTCGGCAAGCGGGCGCTGCCGGCCCTGTCGCTCACCGGCGACGTCGCGACGCTGACCGGCGTCTCCGCCGGGGCGGGGTTCGACGACGCGTTCGCCCACCAGGTCCGCTGCTTCGGCGGCTCGGACGACATCGCGTTCGGGGTCTCGCCGGACGGCCGCTGCGGCAGCGTGCTGCGCGCCATGGAGTGCGCCCGCGACCGCGGCATGCTGACGGTCGCGCTGGCGGGCGGGGACGGGGGAGCGCTCGCCGGGGCGGTCGACCACCTGGTCACCGTGCCGTCCGGCGACCCGCGCGTCGTGAAGGAGGTGCACGTCACCGCCTACCACGTGCTGTGGGAGCTGGTGCACGTGTTCCTGGAGCAGCCGGGCGTGCTCGGCCAGGAGGTGACGGCGTGA
- a CDS encoding HypC/HybG/HupF family hydrogenase formation chaperone produces MTECTGDHCVTCADEAVPVVVARLLAGGLADVDVGGGRLERVSVALVDAEVGDTVLVHAKEAIGVVTT; encoded by the coding sequence GTGACCGAATGCACGGGAGATCACTGCGTGACCTGCGCGGACGAGGCCGTCCCGGTGGTCGTCGCGCGGCTCCTCGCGGGCGGCCTCGCGGACGTGGACGTCGGCGGCGGGCGGCTCGAACGGGTCAGCGTGGCGCTGGTGGACGCCGAGGTCGGCGACACCGTGCTCGTCCACGCCAAGGAGGCGATCGGGGTCGTGACGACGTGA
- a CDS encoding D-sedoheptulose-7-phosphate isomerase encodes MLYPFLYAGGSGLDTLLEDVRRSTREKVEDIVRLREAVLEQYAEDLAACAARMAGAFRSGGRLFTFGNGGSSTDAQDVAALFLNPGGSARPLPALALTTDVAVVTALSNDVGFEVVFARQLAAFGRPGDIALALSTSGNSDNLIAALREAARRGMTVVGLAGYTGGQMAETPGLHHLFTVPSSSVHRVQEAQTTIYHALWELTQLELAGEAF; translated from the coding sequence ATGCTCTATCCCTTCCTGTACGCGGGCGGCTCGGGGCTGGACACCCTGCTGGAGGACGTGCGCCGCTCGACGCGGGAGAAGGTCGAGGACATCGTCCGGCTCCGCGAGGCCGTCCTGGAGCAGTACGCCGAGGATCTCGCGGCGTGCGCCGCGCGGATGGCGGGCGCGTTCCGCTCCGGCGGCCGGCTCTTCACGTTCGGCAACGGGGGCAGCTCGACGGACGCGCAGGACGTCGCCGCGCTCTTCCTCAATCCGGGCGGGTCCGCGCGGCCGCTGCCGGCGCTCGCGCTGACGACCGACGTCGCCGTGGTGACCGCGCTGTCCAACGACGTCGGGTTCGAGGTGGTGTTCGCGCGGCAGCTCGCCGCGTTCGGGCGTCCGGGCGACATCGCGCTGGCGCTGTCCACCAGCGGGAACTCCGACAACCTGATCGCCGCGCTGCGGGAGGCGGCGCGGCGCGGGATGACGGTGGTCGGGCTCGCCGGATACACCGGGGGGCAGATGGCGGAGACGCCCGGCCTGCACCACCTGTTCACCGTCCCGTCGTCGTCGGTGCACCGCGTCCAGGAGGCGCAGACGACGATCTACCACGCGCTCTGGGAACTGACGCAGCTCGAACTGGCGGGGGAGGCCTTCTGA
- a CDS encoding HypC/HybG/HupF family hydrogenase formation chaperone, which produces MCLAIPGEIVEIMPDRPVATVDVTGVRRAVNTALLDGERLAAGDWVLIHVGFAMSKIDEDEARATLALLEGLGEAYDDEIDALRESRID; this is translated from the coding sequence ATGTGCCTGGCGATACCGGGCGAGATCGTGGAGATCATGCCGGACCGCCCGGTGGCGACGGTGGACGTGACCGGCGTCCGGCGGGCGGTGAACACCGCCCTGCTCGACGGGGAGCGGCTCGCCGCCGGCGACTGGGTGCTCATCCATGTCGGGTTCGCCATGTCCAAGATCGACGAGGACGAGGCGAGGGCGACGCTGGCGCTGCTGGAGGGCCTCGGCGAGGCCTACGACGACGAGATCGACGCGCTGCGGGAATCGAGGATCGACTGA